From the Oncorhynchus keta strain PuntledgeMale-10-30-2019 chromosome 13, Oket_V2, whole genome shotgun sequence genome, the window gtgtttatagtttaaaatgtctgTCCCTCATGGGATTAcaaaacactgtgtttatagtttaaaatgtctggCCCTCATtggattataaaacactgtgtttatagtttaaacTGTCCAGCCcacatgggattataaaacactgtgtttatagtttaaaatgtctggCCCTCATtggattataaaacactgtgtttatagtttaaacTGTCCAGCCcacatgggattataaaacactgtgtttatagtttaaaatgtctggccctcatgggattataaaacactatAAACACAGTCTAAAATGTCTGGCCctcatgggattataaaacactgtgtttatagtttaaacTGTCCAGCCcacatgggattataaaacactgtgtttatagtttaaaatgtctggccctcatgggattataaaacactgtgtttatagtttaaaatgtccagccctcatgggattataaaacactgtgtttatagtttaaaatgtccagccctcatgggattataaaacactgtgtttatagtttatagtttaaaatgtccggccctcatgggattataaaacactgtgtttatagtttaaaatgtccagccctcatgggattataaaacactgtgtttatagtttatagtttaaaatgtctggccctcatgggattataaaacactgtgtttatagtttaaaatgtccagccctcatgggattataaaacactgtgtttatagtttaaaatgtctggccctcatgggattataaaacactgtgtttatagtttaaaatgtccagcccacatgggattataaaacactgtgtttatagtttatagtttaaaatgtctggccctcatgggattataaaacactgtgtttatagtttatagtttaaaatgtccagcccacatgggattataaaacactgtgtttatagtttaaaatgtccagcccacatgggattataaaacactgtgtttatagtttaaaatgtccagccctcatgggattataaaacactgtgtttatagtttatagtttaaaatgcccagcccacatgggattataaaacactgtgtttatagtttatagtttaaaatgcccagcccacatgggattataaaacactgtgtttatagtttatagtttaaaatgtccagcccacatgggattataaaacactgtgtttatagtttaaaatgtccagcccacatgggattataaaacactgtgtttatagtttaaaatgtccagcccacatgggattataaaacactgtgtttatagtttatagtttaaaatgtccagcccacatgggattataaaacactgtgtttatagttttaAATGTCCAGCCcacatgggattataaaacactgtgtttatagtttaaaatgtccagcccacatgggattataaaacactgtgtttatagtttatagtttaaaatgtccagcccacatgggattataaaacactgtgtttatagtttaaaaaATGTCTGGCCctcatgggattataaaacactgtgtttatagtttaaaatgtccagcccacatgggattataaaacactgtgtttatagtttaaaatgtctggccctcatgggattataaaacactgtgtttatagtttaaaaaatgtctgggattataaaacactcatagggattataaaacactgtgtttatagtttaaaatgtctggCCCTCATaggattataaaacactgtgtttatagtttaaaatgtctggccctcatgggattataaaacactgtgtttatagtttaaaatgtctggccctcatgggattataaaacactgtgtttatagtttatagtttaaaatgtccagcccacatgggattataaaacactgtgtttatagttttaAATGTCCAGCCctcatgggattataaaacactgtgtttatagtttaaaatgtccagcccacatgggattataaaacactgtgtttatagtttaaaatgtccagcccacatgggattataaaacactgtgtttatagtttaaaatgtccagcccacatgggattataaaacactgtgtttatagtttatagtttaaaatgtctggccctcatgggattataaaacactgtgtttatagtttaaaatgtccagccctcatgggattataaaacactgtgtttatagtttatagtttaaaatgtccagccctcatgggattataaaacactgtgtttatagtttaaaatgtctggccctcatgggattataaaacactgtgtttatagtttaaaatgtccagccctcatgggattataaaacactgtgtttatagtttaaaatgtctggccctcatgggattataaaacactgtgtttatagtttaaaatgtccagcccacatgggattataaaacactgtgtttatagtttatagtttaaaatgtccagccctcatgggattataaaacactgtgtttatagtttatagtttaaaatgcccagccctcatgggattataaaacactgtgtttatagtttatagtttaaaatgtccagcccacatgggattataaaacactgtgtttatagtttatagtttaaaatgtccagccctcatgggattataaaacactgtgtttatagtttatagtttaaaatgtccagcccacatgggattataaaacactgtgtttatagtttatagtttaaaatgtccagcccacatgggattataaaacactgtgtttatagtttatagtttaaaatgtccagccctcatgggattataaaacactgtgtttatagtttatagtttaaaatgtccagcccacatgggattataaaacactgtgtttatagtttatagtttaaaatgtccagcccacatgggattataaaacactgtgtttatagtttatagtttaaaatgtccagcccacatgggattataaaacactgtgtttatagtttatagtttaaaatgtccagcccacatgggattataaaacactgtgtttatagtttaaaatgtctggccctcatgggattataaaacactgtgtttatagtttatagtttaaaatgtccagccctcatgggattataaaacactgtgtttatagtttaaaatgtccagccctcatgggattataaaacactgtgtttatagtttatagtttaaaatgtccagcccacatgggattataaaacactgtgtttatagtttaaaatgtctggccctcatgggattataaaacactgtgtttatagtttaaaatgtctggccctcatgggattataaaacactgtgtttatagtttaaaatgtccagcccacatgggattataaaacactgtgtttatagtttatagtttaaaatgtccagccctcatgggattataaaacactgtgtttatagtttaaaatgtccagcccacatgggattataaaacactgtgtttatagtttaaaatgtctggcccacatgggattataaaacactgtgtttatagtttaaaatgtctggccctcatgggattataaaacactgtgtttatagtttaaaatgtccagcccacatgggattataaaacactgtgtttatagtttaaaatgtctggccctcatgggattataaaacactgtgtttatagtttaaaatgtccagccctcatgggattataaaacactgtgtttatagtttaaaatgtccagcccacatgggattataaaacactgtgtttatagtttaaaatgtctggccctcatgggattataaaacactgtgtttatagtttatagtttaaaatgtccagcccacatgggattataaaacactgtgtttatagtttaaaatgtccagcccacatgggattataaaacactgtgtttatagtttaaaatgtccagcccacatgggattataaaacactgtgtttatagtttaaaatgtctggccctcatgggattataaaacactgtgtttatagtttaaaatgtccagccctcatgggattataaaacactgtgtttatagtttaaaatgtccagcccacatgggattataaaacactgtgtttatagtttaaaatgtctggccctcatgggattataaaacactgtgtttatagtttatagtttaaaatgtccagccctcatgggattataaaacactgtgtttatagtttaaaatgtccagcccacatgggattataaaacactgtgtttatagtttatagtttaaaatgtccagccctcatgggattataaaacactgtgtttatagtttaaaatgtccagcccacatgggattataaaacactgtgtttatagtttaaaatgtctggccctcatgggattataaaacactgtgtttatagtttatagtttaaaatgtccagcccacatgggattataaaacactgtgtttatagtttaaaatgtctggccctcatgggattataaaacactgtgtttatagtttatagtttaaaatgtccagcccacatgggattataaaacactgtgtttatagtttaaaatgtctggccctcatgggattataaaacactgtgtttatagtttaaaatgtctggcccacatgggattataaaacactgtgtttatagtttaaaatgtccagcccacatgggattataaaacactgtgtttatagtttaaaatgtccagccctcatgggattataaaacactgtgtttatagtttaaaatgtccagccctcatgggattataaaacactgtgtttatagtttatagtttaaaatgtccagcccacatgggattataaaacactgtgtttatagtttaaaatgtccagccctcatgggattataaaacactgtgtttatagtttatagtttaaaatgtctggccctcatgggattataaaacactgtgtttatagtttaaaatgtctggccctcatgggattataaaacactgtgtttatagtttaaaatgtctggccctcatgggattataaaacactgtgtttatagtttaaaatgtccagcccacatgggattataaaacactgtgtttatagtttatagtttaaaatgtctggccctcatgggattataaaacactgtgtttatagtttatagtttaaaatgtctggccctcatgggattataaaacactgtgtttatagtttatagtttaaaatgtccagcccacatgggattataaaacactgtgtttatagtttaaaatgtctggccctcatgggattataaaacactgtgtttatagtttaaaatgtccagcccacatgggattataaaacactgtgtttatagtttaaaatgtccagccctcatgggattataaaacactgtgtttatagtttatagtttaaaatgtctggccctcatgggattataaaacactgtgtttatagtttaaaatgtctggccctcatgggattataaaacactgtgtttatagtttaaaatgtctggccctcatgggattataaaacactgtgtttatagtttaaaatgtccagcccacatgggattataaaacactgtgtttatagtttatagtttaaaatgtctggccctcatgggattataaaacactgtgtttatagtttatagtttaaaatgtccagccctcatgggattataaaacactgtgtttatagtttaaaatgtccagcccacatgggattataaaacactgtgtttatagtttaaaatgtctggccctcatgggattataaaacactgtgtttatagtttatagtttaaaatgtctggccctcatgggattataaaacactgtgtttatagtttaaaatgtccagccctcatgggattataaaacactgtgtttatagtttaaaatgtccagcccacatgggattataaaacactgtgtttatagtttaaaatgtccagcccacatgggattataaaacactgtgtttatagtttaaaatgtctggccctcatgggattataaaacactgtgtttatagtttaaaatgtccagcccacatgggattataaaacactgtgtttatagtttatagtttaaaatgtctggccctcatgggattataaaacactgtgtttatagtttatagtttaaaatgtccggccctcatgggattataaaacactgtgtttatagtttatagtttaaaatgtccagcccacatgggattataaaacactgtgtttatagtttaaaatgtctggccctcatgggattataaaacactgtgtttatagtttatagtttaaaatgtctggccctcatgggattataaaacactgtgtttatagtttaaaatgtccagccctcatgggattataaaacactgtgtttatagtttaaaatgtctggccctcatgggattataaaacactgtgtttatagtttaaaatgtccagcccacttgggattataaaacactgtgtttatagtttaaacTGTCCAGCCcacatgggattataaaacactgtgtttatagtttaaacTGTCTGGCCcacatgggattataaaacactgtgtttatagtttatagtttaaaatgtctggccctcatgggattataaaacactgtgtttatagtttaaaatgtccagcccacatgggattataaaacactgtgtttatagtttaaaatgtccagccctcatgggattataaaacactgtgtttatagtttaaaatgtctggccctcatgggattataaaacactgtgtttatagtttaaaatgtccagccctcatgggattataaaacactgtgtttatagtttaaaatgtccagcccacatgggattataaaacactgtgtttatagtttaaaatgtccagcccacatgggattataaaacactgtgtttatagtttaaaatgtccagcccacatgggattataaaacactgtgtttatagtttaaaatgtctggccctcatgggattataaaacactgtgtttatagtttaaaatgtctggccctcatgggattataaaacactgtgtttatagtttaaaatgtctggccctcatgggattataaaacactgtgtttatagtttaaaatgtccagcccacatgggattataaaacactgtgtttatagtttaaaatgtctggccctcatgggattataaaacactgtgtttatagtttaaaatgtctggccctcatgggattataaaacactgtgtttatagtttaaaatgtccagccctcatgggattataaaacactgtgtttatagtttaaaatgtccagcccacatgggattataaaacactgtgtttatagtttaaaatgtctggccctcatgggattataaaacactgtgtttatagtttaaaatgtctggccctcatgggattataaaacactgtgtttatagtttaaaatgtctggccctcatgggattataaaacactgtgtttatagtttaaaatgtctggccctcatgggattataaaacactgtgtttatagtttaaaatgcCCAGCCCTCATGGGATTAcaaaacactgtgtttatagtttatagtttaaaatgtccagcccacatgggattataaaacactgtgtttatagtttaaaatgtccagccctcatgggattataaaacactgtgtttatagtttaaaatgtccagccctcatgggattataaaacactgtgtttatagtttaaaatgtccagccctcatgggattataaaacactgtgtttatagtttatagtttaaaatgtccagcccacatgggattataaaacactgtgtttatagtttaaaatgtccagcccacatgggattataaaacactgtgtttatagtttaaaatgtccagccctcatgggattataaaacactgtgtttatagtttaaaatgtccagcccacatgggattataaaacactgtgtttatagtttaaaatgtctggccctcatgggattataaaacactgtgtttatagtttatagtttaaaatgtctggccctcatgggattataaaacactgtgtttatagtttaaaatgtccagcccacatgggattataaaacactgtgtttatagtttaaaatgtctggCCCTGACTATATTCATAGTTTGTAGTTTAAGATTAACATTTTGTAAAATTGTGTACAATGTTTtatatttaatgtatttatttttgtgtCTTTCTTTCTGCACCTTCAGGGGTTCCTTCCTGACTAAGAAGCAGGACCAGGCCGCTAGGAAGATCATGAGATTCCTACGACGATGCCGACACCGGTCAGTGACCTCACAGCGATGTCACAGTGATATGAGTGATATCAGGGAGAAATCAGAATCTAGTCACTTTTTAATGTTACTGAATGttttttctctcttccctcttttctctctctctctctctgtctctctctctctctctctctctctctctctctctctctctctctctctctctctctctctctctctctctctctctctctctctctctctctctctctcccttctctctctctttctccccctttctctctctctctctctctccctctctctctctctctccacttcctctttctccccctttctctctctctccacttcctctttctccccctttctcgctctctccacttcctctttctccccctttctctctctccaccacttcctctttctccccctttctccctctctccacttcctctttctccccctttctctccctctctctctccacttcctctttctccccctttctctctctctccacttcctctttctccccctttctctctctccaccacttccCTCCTTACAGGATTAAAGAGTTGAAACAGACgaaggagttagagaggagagggcttACCACCTAACTCCTCTTTTACCCCTCCTTCATCCTGCCATCCGCCAcgggagagagggatgactgatggagaagagagagcagcctgtctgttctcctccctttattctctgtctccctccactggGGTCGCTCATCACCCCATCCAGCTGTATGCCTctgtcactcctcctctcctcctctcatcctcctctcctcctctcctcctctcctcatctcctcctcctctcatcctcctctcctcctcctctcctcctctcatcctcctgtcctcctctcctcctcctctcctcctctcctcctcctgttctcctccctttattctctgtctccctccttccactGGGGTCGCTCATCACCCCATCCAGCTGTATGCctgtcactcctcctctcctcctctcatcctcctctcctcctctcctcctcctctcctcctcctctcctcctctcctcctcctctcctcatctcctcctcctctcctcctctcatcctcctgtcctcctctcctcctcctctcctcctctcctcctcctctcctcctcctctcctcctcctctcctcatctcatcctcctgtcctcctctcctgctcctctcctcctctcctcctcctgttctcctcctctcatcctcctgtactcctctcttcctctcattctcctgtactcctctcctcctctcattctcctgtactcctctcctcctgtactctcctccactcctcctcctgtactcctctcctcctgtactctccccctctcctcctcctgtactcctctcctccttctcttcatccctctctcatgATGAAGTCATGCTACTTCTGCAAGAATGCAAACTgcgaagggatggagagagagaagtaaaaaaaggagagagagactcctGCCTTACCCCCTGTTCtgctgtggagaggaggaggaacctGCCTTACCCCCTGTTCtgctgtggagaggaggaggaacctGCCTTACCCCTTGTTCtgctgtggagaggaggaggaacctGACTGAATCTGTTTATTCTTTATTTTATCTATTTCTGGGCAAAACAAGACAACTGCAGCTTCTAACTGAATGTAtggaacattaaaaaaaaatatatatatatatatatacacatatatattctACAGATATCAAATACTACATGTCACTGCTTTTGTGTTATTCGTTGGGGCAGGTATTGTATGTAAAGTGATAGTCACTGAGACAGTAGGACTGAACAGAACACTTAAAGTCTTAAAACAGGGAGATATCTTAACTAACTAACCACCTTTACACACAACTAGATGGGTTGGTAAAGAACCTCTATAGAATGGCATTACATCCATGTATGTGTAGATAGAACCAGTATAGATCTAGaccacctagagaggaaccaccTCATGTTAGTGTAGATAGAACCAGTATAGATCTAGACCACCTAGAGAGAACCACCTCATGTTAGTGTAGATAGAACCAGTATAGATCTAGaccacctagagaggaaccaccTCATGTTAGTGTAGATAGAACCAGTATAGATCTAGACCACCTAGAGAGAACCACCTCATGTTAGTGTAGATAGAACCAGTATAGATCTACACTACCGAGAGAGGAACCACCTCATGTTAGTGTAGATTGAACCAGTATAGATCTAGaccacctagagaggaaccacaTCATGTTAGTGTAGATAGAACTAGTATAGAGCTAGACCACCGAGAGAGGAACCACCTCATGTTAGTGTAGATAGAACCAGTATAGATCTAGaccacctagagaggaaccaccTCATGTTAGTGTAGATAGAACCAGTATAGATCTAGacaacctagagaggaaccaccTCATGTTAGTGTAGATTGAACCAGTATAGATCTAGaccacctagagaggaaccaccTCATGTTAGTCTAGATTGAACCAGTATAGATCTAGACCACCTAGAGAGAAACCACCTCATGTTAGTGTAGATAGAACCAGTATAGATCTACACTACCTAGAGAGGAACCACCTCATGTTAGTGTAGATAGAACCAGTATAGATCTAGACCACCTAGAGAGAAACCACCTCATGTTAGTGTAGATAGAACCGGTATAGATCTAGaccacctagagaggaaccaccTCATGTTAGTGTAGATAGAACCAGTATAGATCTAGACCACCTAGAGAGAAACCACCTCATGTTAGTGTAGATAGAACCAGTATAGATCTAGACCACCTAGAGAGAAAACACCAGGTGTCCCAAAGTCTTAAAGAAACAAACCAACCAATCAACTGACTGAGACCATTTTACTAACTAGTCAGTTATAGAAACTAGGAGGGGTTTGATGATAATGAAGACAGTGAGGTTTCAGATTGTGTTGTAGGAGCATTATAGGTTTGGTTGCTGTAACGTTGCAGGGTGGTTGTAGGAGGGTTTGGTCTGCGAGAGACTGTAAACATCCTGATCCTTTACATTATCAGGGTTAAAGGTCAGGCTAACACAACGTCCTTAACTCATCCTTTACACTGtcaggggttaaaggtcaggggttagagatcAGGGATTGAGCACAATAATCAGAATATTAAATATTTTTGTGTCTAAGGAGATCAAATGTTAATTTGACTGATGTAAAAAATGCAGTGTCTTCAAACCCTTCTGAcggaaacacagaaacacagaaagatGTTTACCAACACAATTATTACACACACTGGTTTATAAACTGATTACATGTATTAATGGTTTATAAACTGTATTAATGGTTTATAAACTGTATTAATGGTTTATAAACTGTATTAATGGTTTATAAACTGTATTAATGGTTTATAAACTGTATTAATGGTTTATAAACTGTATTAATGGTTTATAAACTGTATTAATGGTTTATAAACTGTATTAATGGTTTATAAACTGTATTAATGGTTTATAAACTGTATTAATGGTTTATAAACTGTATTAATGGTTTATAACACTCTATGACGGTTAAGAACGCGTAATACTCAGTTTTACTATTGCACTCTATTACAACCTACCAACTCTGAAAGAAAGAGACTCTAGACGTGATAGAAGGTGCTGTCTGACTGGGCTTGGtgtacatactgtaacatacagtCTGGTTGAAGATTTATTATCATATTATATTAGGACTCTTGTCCTTTATGAGATCGCTCTGCTTGCTTGACTGATGAACCTTGGGCTGTTCCCAATGGGCCCCTATTCACTATGTTgtacactacccatagggctctggtctaaagtagtgcactatatagggctctggtctacagtagtgcactatatagggctctggtctacagtagtgcactatatagggactagggtgccagtTGGGATGTATTTTCTGATGTGTTGTTTACTGTAGTGGACCCTATATATCAGTGCACTACTTCAACCAGAGCTTTCtataaatagggaacagggagtcATTGGGGATGCGACCCGTGGTTTCACATTATCTTACTACTGGGTGTCCCAATAGCTCCCTGTTCACTATAtactagtgcactatgtagggaataggggacccAACTATGAGATTATTATTACTGGTGTTCTGTTAATATATTAAACGACTGAGTTGATTTATTTTGCATGAGTTTGTAACAGTTTTTACATTTTCAAAACTTTTCAAAAATATTATGAAGTATTAAAAAAAGATGACGTGTCtatttttcttttttctctctgctGGTGTTTGAGTATTAAATGTTTATTTATGAATATTATGATTATTCTAATTTAAGACATTTATTGATCTGTGGTTTGTTATTTCAATGcagaccaaatggcaccctattccctattttgggcactactttagatcaggacccatagggaggtggttaaaagtagggcactactttagatcaggacccatagggatgtggttaaaagtagggcactactttagatcaggtcCCATAGGGAGgtggttaaaagtagggcactactttagatcaggacccatagggatgtggttaaaagtagggcactactttagatcaggtcCCATAGGGAGgtggttaaaagtagggcactactttagatcaggacccatagggatgtggttaaaagtagggcactactttagatcaggtcCCATAGGGATgtggttaaaagtagggcactactttagatcaggtcCCATAGGGAGgtggttaaaagtagggcactactttagatcaggacccatagggatgtggttaaaagtagggcactactttagatcaggtcCCATAGGGAGgtggttaaaagtagggcactactttagatcaggtcCCATAGGGATgtggttaaaagtagggcactactttagatcaggtcCCATAGGGATgtggttaaaagtagggcactactttagatcaggacccatagggaggtggttaaaagtagggcactactttagatcaggtcCAATAGGGAGgtggttaaaagtagggcactactttagatcaggtcCAATAGGGAGgtggttaaaagtagggcactactttagatcaggtcCAATAGGGATgtggttaaaagtagggcactactttagatcaggacccatagggaggtggttaaaagtagggcactactttagatcaggtcCAATAGGGAGgtggttaaaagtagggcactactttagatcaggtcCCATAGGGAGgtggttaaaagtagggcactactttagatcaggtcCCATAGGGATgtggttaaaagtagggcactactttagatcaggtcCCATAGGGAGgtggttaaaagtagggcactactttagatcaggtcCCATAGGGATgtggttaaaagtagggcactactttagatcaggtcCAATAGGGATgtggttaaaagtagggcactactttagatcagggcccatagggatgtggttaaaagtagggcactactttagatcaggtcCCATAGGGATatggttaaaagtagggcacgaaagggaaaagggtgccatttggaaagcAGGTTTTGTTTCTACTTCCTGTCACTTTGTA encodes:
- the LOC127906584 gene encoding collagen alpha-2(I) chain-like isoform X18; this translates as MQTKWHPIPYFGHYFRSGPIGRWLKVGHYFRSGPIGMWLKVGHYFRSGPIGRWLKVGHYFRSGPIGMWLKVGHYFRSGPIGRWLKVGHYFRSGPIGMWLKVGHYFRSGPIGMWLKVGHYFRSGPIGRWLKVGHYFRSGPIGMWLKVGHYFRSGPIGRWLKVGHYFRSGPIGMWLKVGHYFRSGPIGMWLKVGHYFRSGPIGRWLKVGHYFRSGPIGRWLKVGHYFRSGPIGRWLKVGHYFRSGPIGMWLKVGHYFRSGPIGRWLKVGHYFRSGPIGRWLKVGHYFRSGPIGMWLKVGHYFRSGPIGMWLKVGHYFRSGPIGMWLKVGHYFRSGPIGIWLKVGHEREKGAIWKAGFVSTSCHFVHLGFLGDVLLRLRLSQ
- the LOC127906584 gene encoding collagen alpha-2(I) chain-like isoform X24; its protein translation is MQTKWHPIPYFGHYFRSGPIGRWLKVGHYFRSGPIGMWLKVGHYFRSGPIGRWLKVGHYFRSGPIGMWLKVGHYFRSGPIGRWLKVGHYFRSGPIGMWLKVGHYFRSGPIGMWLKVGHYFRSGPIGRWLKVGHYFRSGPIGMWLKVGHYFRSGPIGRWLKVGHYFRSGPIGMWLKVGHYFRSGPIGMWLKVGHYFRSGPIGRWLKVGHYFRSGPIGRWLKVGHYFRSGPIGRWLKVGHYFRSGPIGMWLKVGHYFRSGPIGRWLKVGHYFRSGPIGRWLKVGHYFRSGPIGMWLKVGHYFRSGPIGMWLKVGHYFRSGPIGIWLKVGHEREKGAIWKAGFVSTSCHFVHLGFLGDVLLRLRLSQ
- the LOC127906584 gene encoding collagen alpha-2(I) chain-like isoform X31 — its product is MQTKWHPIPYFGHYFRSGPIGRWLKVGHYFRSGPIGMWLKVGHYFRSGPIGRWLKVGHYFRSGPIGMWLKVGHYFRSGPIGRWLKVGHYFRSGPIGMWLKVGHYFRSGPIGMWLKVGHYFRSGPIGRWLKVGHYFRSGPIGMWLKVGHYFRSGPIGRWLKVGHYFRSGPIGMWLKVGHYFRSGPIGMWLKVGHYFRSGPIGRWLKVGHYFRSGPIGRWLKVGHYFRSGPIGRWLKVGHYFRSGPIGMWLKVGHYFRSGPIGRWLKVGHYFRSGPIGMWLKVGHYFRSGPIGMWLKVGHYFRSGPIGIWLKVGHEREKGAIWKAGFVSTSCHFVHLGFLGDVLLRLRLSQ
- the LOC127906584 gene encoding collagen alpha-2(I) chain-like isoform X38 encodes the protein MQTKWHPIPYFGHYFRSGPIGRWLKVGHYFRSGPIGMWLKVGHYFRSGPIGRWLKVGHYFRSGPIGMWLKVGHYFRSGPIGRWLKVGHYFRSGPIGMWLKVGHYFRSGPIGMWLKVGHYFRSGPIGRWLKVGHYFRSGPIGRWLKVGHYFRSGPIGMWLKVGHYFRSGPIGRWLKVGHYFRSGPIGRWLKVGHYFRSGPIGRWLKVGHYFRSGPIGMWLKVGHYFRSGPIGRWLKVGHYFRSGPIGMWLKVGHYFRSGPIGMWLKVGHYFRSGPIGMWLKVGHYFRSGPIGIWLKVGHEREKGAIWKAGFVSTSCHFVHLGFLGDVLLRLRLSQ
- the LOC127906584 gene encoding collagen alpha-2(I) chain-like isoform X30 translates to MQTKWHPIPYFGHYFRSGPIGRWLKVGHYFRSGPIGMWLKVGHYFRSGPIGMWLKVGHYFRSGPIGMWLKVGHYFRSGPIGMWLKVGHYFRSGPIGRWLKVGHYFRSGPIGMWLKVGHYFRSGPIGMWLKVGHYFRSGPIGRWLKVGHYFRSGPIGRWLKVGHYFRSGPIGRWLKVGHYFRSGPIGMWLKVGHYFRSGPIGRWLKVGHYFRSGPIGRWLKVGHYFRSGPIGRWLKVGHYFRSGPIGMWLKVGHYFRSGPIGRWLKVGHYFRSGPIGMWLKVGHYFRSGPIGMWLKVGHYFRSGPIGMWLKVGHYFRSGPIGIWLKVGHEREKGAIWKAGFVSTSCHFVHLGFLGDVLLRLRLSQ